A DNA window from Turicibacter sp. TJ11 contains the following coding sequences:
- a CDS encoding ABC transporter ATP-binding protein: MLVLKNVNKIFHDTHAVMDLNLSLKKGEIYGLLGANGAGKTTTFRMILGLYEQTSGEISWDNHPLNESINDLIGYLPEERALLQKLTVKTQVSYLAMLKGMSEDQIEKELDYWLEKFEISHYKNKKIKELSKGNQQKIQFICAIIHNPELIILDEPFTGLDPINLEMMKEEIINFKNQGKTIIFSSHRMEHIETLCDRVTILRKGKTVLQGHLKEIKQRYNARKILIQGQLDYDFLKSIPHVIEVTRQSDEWCVQIDDKQYTSTIFDALKPNHQIEKFMICEPSLHEIFIEKVGQAYEE; this comes from the coding sequence GTGCTAGTTTTAAAAAATGTAAATAAGATCTTCCATGATACTCATGCCGTTATGGATTTAAACCTTAGTCTTAAAAAAGGTGAGATTTACGGTTTACTCGGAGCTAATGGTGCCGGTAAAACAACAACCTTTCGAATGATTTTAGGACTTTATGAGCAGACGTCAGGTGAAATTAGTTGGGATAATCATCCGCTAAACGAATCCATTAATGATTTAATTGGTTATCTTCCAGAAGAACGTGCACTTCTTCAGAAATTAACAGTTAAAACTCAAGTCAGCTATCTTGCTATGCTAAAAGGAATGAGCGAAGATCAAATTGAAAAAGAACTTGATTATTGGCTTGAGAAGTTTGAAATCTCTCATTATAAAAACAAAAAAATTAAAGAATTATCAAAAGGAAATCAACAAAAAATCCAATTTATTTGCGCTATTATCCACAATCCCGAACTAATTATTCTAGATGAACCTTTCACAGGGTTAGACCCTATCAATTTAGAAATGATGAAAGAGGAAATTATTAATTTCAAAAACCAAGGTAAAACAATTATCTTCTCTTCTCATCGAATGGAACATATAGAGACACTTTGTGATCGTGTAACGATTCTTCGAAAAGGAAAAACGGTTCTACAAGGACATTTAAAAGAGATTAAACAACGTTACAATGCACGAAAAATCTTAATTCAAGGACAACTTGATTATGATTTTCTTAAGTCAATCCCTCATGTCATTGAAGTCACACGTCAATCTGATGAATGGTGTGTACAAATTGATGATAAACAGTATACCTCTACTATCTTCGACGCTTTAAAACCAAATCATCAAATTGAAAAATTTATGATTTGTGAACCATCACTACATGAAATTTTTATTGAAAAGGTGGGACAAGCTTATGAAGAGTAA